From the genome of bacterium, one region includes:
- a CDS encoding flagellar hook protein FlgE: protein MMTSLFSAVAGLSTHQTKMDVIGDNLANVNTIGFKSSRVSFATGFSQLLKPAEGPIGTQGGSNGIEVGLGTRINSIDRIFSQGNFENTGNRTDLAVQGDGFFVLGDGQRQYFSRAGNFQVDADGSLLAAGGRMHVLGRLADKNGTLIPSSAIEPLTLPFGEKDPARATTDIRYFCNLDANSSKHQTFGASFAFNSNNVPATRATELNDLDQSTADIDDGDIIRLNATRRDGTSVSVAFTYGASNDGTTVGDLLDRFNSADGFNSAEQTGSTLAIDAAGKMILKDNIAGDSETAISIGFEDLGGSGASSMLLPTFVNTEKGLTGSHSVSIYAYDSRGERHKVEVNFTQATAEENTWNWEAVVDDGGIDEINDRLTGFTGAVRFNGDGSLLSFDGGPLTFTPPQAQTMVIDLNAGTVGTFDGITQFSAPTTTIAIHQDGHGMGVLSDFTVDNEGKIIGSYSNGISRTLGQIALARFANPSGLTLSGENIYSATVNSGDPLIGVESGNVNQIYAGYLELSTVDMAEQFTEMIIAQRGFQAASRVITVADQLLNEVTQLKR from the coding sequence ATGATGACATCTCTGTTCAGCGCCGTGGCGGGTCTTTCGACCCACCAAACCAAGATGGACGTGATCGGTGACAATCTCGCCAACGTCAACACCATTGGTTTTAAGAGCAGCCGCGTCTCGTTCGCGACCGGTTTCTCGCAGCTGCTGAAACCCGCCGAAGGACCGATCGGAACGCAAGGCGGTTCGAACGGCATTGAAGTCGGCCTGGGTACGCGGATCAACTCGATTGACCGCATCTTCTCCCAAGGCAACTTTGAGAACACCGGCAACCGTACCGATCTCGCGGTGCAAGGCGACGGATTCTTTGTACTCGGAGACGGCCAGCGCCAGTACTTCTCACGCGCGGGCAATTTCCAGGTGGACGCAGATGGTTCGCTGCTGGCCGCCGGCGGCCGCATGCATGTGTTGGGCCGCTTGGCCGACAAGAACGGCACGTTGATTCCGTCATCGGCAATTGAGCCGCTTACGTTGCCGTTCGGTGAAAAGGATCCGGCCCGCGCCACGACTGATATTCGTTATTTCTGTAATCTCGACGCAAACTCGAGTAAGCACCAGACATTCGGTGCATCGTTCGCCTTCAACTCCAACAACGTTCCCGCCACGCGAGCAACTGAACTGAACGACCTCGACCAGTCCACGGCCGACATTGACGACGGCGATATCATCCGCCTGAATGCGACGCGCCGTGACGGCACGTCCGTGAGCGTCGCGTTTACCTATGGTGCTTCAAATGACGGCACCACCGTGGGCGACTTGCTCGACCGTTTCAATTCGGCGGACGGCTTCAACTCAGCCGAGCAGACCGGTTCTACGCTGGCGATTGATGCCGCCGGCAAGATGATTCTAAAGGACAATATCGCGGGCGACAGCGAAACCGCGATTTCAATCGGCTTTGAAGACCTCGGCGGCTCGGGAGCCTCCTCGATGCTCCTGCCGACTTTCGTGAATACTGAGAAAGGCCTGACCGGATCGCACTCGGTGTCAATCTACGCCTATGACAGCCGCGGCGAACGCCACAAAGTCGAAGTGAATTTCACGCAGGCAACGGCAGAAGAGAATACGTGGAATTGGGAGGCTGTCGTAGACGACGGCGGTATTGACGAGATCAACGATCGCCTCACGGGCTTTACCGGTGCGGTACGTTTCAACGGTGATGGCTCGCTGTTGAGCTTCGACGGCGGCCCACTCACGTTCACGCCGCCGCAGGCACAGACCATGGTGATTGACTTGAACGCCGGCACCGTCGGTACCTTTGACGGTATCACGCAGTTCTCGGCGCCGACCACGACCATCGCCATTCACCAGGATGGCCACGGCATGGGCGTTCTGTCGGACTTCACCGTGGACAATGAAGGCAAGATTATTGGCAGCTATTCAAACGGCATTTCGCGCACGCTGGGTCAGATTGCACTGGCGCGTTTCGCGAATCCGTCCGGCTTGACGCTGTCCGGTGAAAATATTTATAGCGCGACGGTCAACTCGGGCGACCCGCTGATTGGCGTAGAAAGTGGAAACGTCAACCAGATCTATGCCGGTTATCTTGAGTTGAGTACGGTGGATATGGCGGAACAGTTTACGGAGATGATTATCGCACAAAGAGGCTTCCAGGCCGCATCCCGTGTGATCACGGTGGCCGACCAGCTTCTCAACGAAGTCACCCAGCTGAAGCGGTAA
- the fliQ gene encoding flagellar biosynthesis protein FliQ: MTHELAAYLTSQALTTALIVSAPMLLAGMIVGIAVSIFQAVTQINEMTLAFVPKIVVTALALLIFMQWMAAKLVDFMQYVFALIPTIAQ, translated from the coding sequence ATGACTCACGAACTTGCCGCCTATTTGACCAGCCAGGCGCTGACGACTGCGCTGATTGTAAGCGCTCCGATGCTGCTCGCCGGAATGATCGTCGGAATTGCGGTTTCGATATTTCAGGCGGTCACGCAGATCAATGAAATGACGCTGGCCTTCGTGCCCAAGATCGTGGTCACGGCGCTCGCGCTGCTGATATTCATGCAGTGGATGGCGGCGAAGCTGGTGGATTTTATGCAATATGTCTTCGCACTTATTCCTACGATTGCACAATGA
- the fliN gene encoding flagellar motor switch protein FliN — protein sequence MSEVFRSAVTEDTRVQAERRFADQFTKSLSTFIERQVSVNLGGPYAFDFKEVKAQLPGEIVSCAVGSADLSAGRTHFLMTKRAAGTLADLINMGDGTAEFVAEEHLEPIRDLFKEIVGGFFGDVAKNGGPHHVCDDAKAVVMDISPTDFIGSWTVTELIVGPDPDVTLIKLTSNELIDALFPPKTSPKRTGTNGDGSDLLDPSVKKEMSLVMDIELPIAIELGRTNMLIRDIIKLAPGSVVELDKLSGEPVDLYVNNKRFARGEVVVVEENFAVRITDLINPEERFTSTKN from the coding sequence ATGAGTGAAGTATTTCGCAGCGCCGTTACCGAAGACACACGCGTTCAAGCCGAGCGGCGGTTTGCAGATCAGTTCACCAAGAGCCTGAGCACGTTCATTGAACGTCAAGTCAGCGTCAACCTCGGCGGCCCGTACGCGTTTGACTTTAAAGAAGTCAAAGCGCAACTGCCCGGTGAGATCGTCTCGTGCGCGGTCGGCTCCGCCGACCTCTCCGCGGGACGCACGCACTTTCTGATGACCAAACGTGCCGCTGGCACGCTGGCCGACTTGATCAACATGGGCGACGGCACCGCCGAGTTCGTGGCCGAAGAGCACCTCGAACCGATCCGTGACCTCTTTAAGGAGATTGTCGGCGGTTTCTTCGGCGACGTGGCTAAGAATGGCGGTCCGCATCACGTGTGCGACGATGCCAAAGCGGTCGTCATGGACATCTCACCGACGGATTTCATCGGCTCATGGACGGTCACAGAGTTGATCGTTGGACCTGATCCGGACGTGACGCTGATAAAGTTAACCAGCAACGAACTCATTGATGCGCTGTTTCCGCCGAAGACATCGCCGAAACGCACCGGCACCAATGGCGACGGCTCGGATCTGCTCGATCCATCCGTAAAGAAGGAAATGAGTCTGGTGATGGATATTGAATTGCCAATCGCAATCGAACTTGGCCGGACCAACATGCTGATTCGTGACATTATCAAGCTCGCGCCGGGTTCCGTCGTCGAGCTCGATAAACTCTCCGGTGAACCGGTGGATTTGTATGTCAACAACAAACGGTTTGCACGCGGTGAAGTTGTGGTCGTCGAGGAGAACTTCGCGGTTCGCATTACAGACCTGATTAATCCCGAAGAGCGCTTCACGAGCACGAAGAACTGA
- the fliM gene encoding flagellar motor switch protein FliM: MSKILTQEEIDSLLRNVSTGEVAESSPGSSDRPIHLYDFKHPDRISKDQLRALRTIHDGFARAFGTYLSGTLRTLVDINLLSIDQAAYSEYMLSLSVPSCLYIVSSNQLKGSLILEVSPQFSLLVVDRLLGGLGTRQESLREMTIIEQTILRRVIDSGLSALSDAWRTVQPITMYVESYEANPQFVQIAPASESAVVISCEIVVRDFTYPMNLCFPYFVLEPLMNNLTTGWTNVNTKPIRPQEKHELVDRVRLSKLPLRAQLGSAMISMHEYLGLKPGDVIMLDQRTDDPVKVFVDKKVKFWAEPGNSKFQQAIRITRVISDQEEIVHE, translated from the coding sequence ATGAGCAAAATTCTCACACAAGAGGAAATTGATTCCTTACTGCGGAATGTCTCGACAGGTGAAGTCGCGGAGTCATCACCCGGTTCTTCGGATCGGCCCATCCATCTCTACGATTTCAAGCATCCTGACCGCATTTCCAAGGACCAACTGCGCGCGCTGCGCACGATTCATGACGGATTCGCGCGCGCATTCGGTACGTATCTTTCGGGCACGCTGCGCACGCTGGTGGACATCAACCTGCTCTCAATAGACCAGGCGGCCTATTCCGAATACATGCTGTCGCTATCAGTGCCGTCGTGTCTGTACATTGTCTCGTCGAATCAGCTGAAGGGATCGCTGATTCTTGAAGTGTCGCCGCAGTTCTCGTTGCTGGTTGTGGATCGCTTGTTAGGCGGTCTTGGCACGCGACAGGAATCGCTGCGCGAAATGACGATCATTGAACAGACCATTCTGCGCCGCGTAATTGACTCTGGATTGTCCGCGCTGTCCGACGCCTGGCGCACGGTTCAGCCGATCACGATGTACGTTGAGTCCTACGAAGCAAATCCGCAGTTCGTGCAAATTGCGCCCGCGTCGGAATCGGCGGTCGTGATTTCCTGCGAGATCGTCGTCCGGGATTTCACCTACCCGATGAATCTCTGCTTCCCGTATTTCGTGCTCGAACCGTTGATGAACAACTTGACGACGGGCTGGACCAATGTTAACACCAAACCGATTCGACCGCAAGAGAAACATGAATTAGTGGATCGCGTGCGGCTCAGTAAACTGCCGCTTCGCGCGCAACTGGGCTCGGCGATGATCAGCATGCATGAATATCTGGGCCTCAAGCCAGGTGACGTAATCATGCTCGACCAGCGCACCGATGATCCAGTAAAAGTTTTCGTGGATAAGAAAGTGAAGTTCTGGGCCGAGCCGGGCAATTCTAAGTTCCAGCAGGCTATTCGCATCACGCGAGTTATCTCGGATCAAGAGGAGATCGTCCATGAGTGA
- a CDS encoding HDOD domain-containing protein codes for MKSREEISQVLREIKTLPTLPDVAARVMQLSEDPEVSPKAVAEAVERDPAIATRLLKLVNSPYFGVRGTITSIQQALVFLGVSNLRNLVLSSSVMDLFNQDGEVGSFERRGLWVHSMATALAARALSRKMRVAEPEIAFTAGLIHDVGKVVLDKHFHAEFTRIVELMDAHKAAMVDAETAVIGIDHAEVGHYLTQRWSLPEVLQEAVGFHHAPRGATQHAQLAALIGYADHVVRVLKLGNGGGEAPVLDHEFHVVLPLPEGSLDAMCEELEESLSEQVNALVAL; via the coding sequence ATGAAGTCAAGAGAAGAAATATCCCAGGTTCTGCGCGAGATCAAAACCCTGCCGACGTTGCCGGATGTAGCGGCGCGCGTCATGCAACTCTCGGAAGACCCGGAGGTCTCGCCGAAAGCCGTGGCCGAAGCGGTTGAACGCGATCCGGCGATCGCGACGCGGCTTCTGAAGCTGGTCAACTCGCCGTATTTTGGCGTACGCGGTACGATTACGAGCATCCAGCAGGCGCTGGTGTTTCTCGGTGTATCGAACCTGCGCAATCTTGTATTGTCGTCGAGCGTGATGGACCTCTTCAATCAGGACGGTGAAGTCGGTTCGTTCGAGCGACGGGGTCTATGGGTGCACTCGATGGCCACCGCGCTGGCGGCCCGCGCCCTATCGCGCAAGATGCGGGTGGCCGAGCCTGAGATCGCCTTCACCGCCGGTTTGATTCACGACGTTGGCAAGGTCGTACTCGACAAGCATTTTCACGCCGAGTTCACGCGGATCGTTGAGTTGATGGATGCACACAAAGCGGCGATGGTGGACGCGGAGACGGCCGTAATTGGAATTGACCATGCGGAGGTTGGGCACTATTTGACGCAGCGATGGTCGCTGCCCGAAGTTCTACAGGAAGCCGTGGGCTTCCATCATGCTCCGCGCGGTGCGACGCAGCACGCACAGTTGGCCGCGCTGATCGGCTATGCCGATCACGTCGTGCGAGTGCTTAAGTTGGGTAACGGAGGCGGCGAGGCGCCGGTTCTTGATCACGAGTTCCACGTTGTGCTGCCGCTGCCAGAGGGATCGCTCGACGCAATGTGCGAAGAGCTTGAAGAGTCGTTGTCCGAGCAGGTGAATGCACTTGTAGCGCTCTGA
- a CDS encoding flagellar biosynthetic protein FliO, protein MGVDVLKTFAALAFVLGLIFVLAWAYRKYLPTGSPVGREQEGWRMLGSRVLGPGRQIIVLEVGSKLLLVGMSKENMTALMEIESDSDRKLVSDALASKPGPSFADILKRTRAS, encoded by the coding sequence ATGGGCGTTGACGTTCTCAAGACATTCGCCGCGTTGGCCTTCGTACTTGGTTTGATCTTTGTGCTGGCCTGGGCCTACCGCAAATATCTGCCGACAGGATCGCCCGTAGGCCGAGAACAAGAAGGCTGGAGAATGCTCGGTTCGCGCGTGTTGGGGCCGGGCCGTCAGATCATCGTCCTCGAAGTCGGCAGCAAGCTCCTTCTGGTTGGAATGAGCAAGGAAAACATGACGGCATTGATGGAGATCGAGTCGGACAGCGATCGCAAACTTGTTAGTGACGCGCTGGCCAGCAAACCCGGACCAAGTTTCGCGGACATTCTTAAGAGGACGCGCGCTTCGTGA
- a CDS encoding flagellar basal body-associated FliL family protein, translated as MAKEKPEKQPEAAPAEPKKKLPLKKILIIAGILVAQTAAAYFIQKTIFFPTPVNPNAVAEHVSEDGGEHGEEAEADAESEGEESEGGEHGGGKGAESNVAMLDEIIVNPAGTGGRRFLSTIVGFSLKNPKSAASLEAQMPMVRDAAITLLSSKSLDQLASIAYRDTLRAELVATVNGLVKEKPVTGVVFSTYVLQ; from the coding sequence ATGGCGAAAGAAAAACCCGAAAAGCAACCGGAAGCCGCGCCCGCGGAACCGAAGAAAAAGCTGCCGCTCAAGAAGATTCTCATTATCGCGGGAATCCTTGTCGCGCAGACGGCCGCCGCGTATTTCATCCAAAAGACGATCTTCTTTCCAACGCCTGTAAACCCCAACGCCGTGGCTGAACACGTCAGCGAAGACGGGGGCGAGCACGGCGAAGAAGCTGAGGCCGACGCCGAATCCGAAGGCGAAGAGTCCGAAGGCGGAGAGCATGGCGGCGGCAAGGGTGCAGAATCCAACGTCGCGATGCTCGACGAGATCATCGTCAATCCCGCCGGAACGGGTGGAAGACGCTTCCTTTCGACTATCGTCGGTTTCTCCCTCAAAAATCCTAAGTCAGCGGCATCCCTCGAAGCGCAAATGCCTATGGTACGCGACGCCGCGATCACGTTGCTCTCATCGAAGTCGCTCGATCAATTGGCCAGCATCGCCTACCGTGATACGCTGAGGGCCGAACTCGTCGCGACCGTGAATGGTTTGGTAAAGGAAAAACCTGTGACCGGTGTAGTCTTCTCAACCTACGTGCTCCAATAA
- a CDS encoding FliI/YscN family ATPase, whose amino-acid sequence MTDLLTQARGILSEATAVRAVGRVSSVRGLVLEAKGPRSAIGNLCKVVTERGDKLAEVVGFDGPLTLLMALEDLNGVCPGDEVIDLDRTQLIPVGRGLLGRVIDSTGAPLDGRGPVQAQAYRPLTNDSPNPMTRPRVTEPLQVGVRAIDGLLTLGQGQRVGIFAGSGVGKSVLLGMIARNTSADVVVVGLIGERGREVRDFIEESLGTEGLQRAVVVCETSDRWPLLRIKGALAATAIAEYYRDQGLRVLLMMDSVTRVCHALREVGLSLHEPVATRGYPPSVFSALPKLLERTGNSDKGSITAIYTVLVDGDDMLEPVADTMRSILDGHIALSRKLAARGHYPAIDVLSSISRVMPKVASDDQMRGAAKIKEWLAAYQDGEDLISIGAYARGSMPVLDQAIERLPLIHDFLRQDTLARTDIAEAVRGVREIAES is encoded by the coding sequence ATGACCGATCTGTTGACGCAAGCACGAGGGATTCTGAGCGAAGCGACCGCGGTGCGTGCGGTGGGCCGTGTCAGCAGCGTGCGCGGCCTTGTGCTTGAAGCCAAAGGACCGCGCAGCGCTATCGGAAACTTGTGCAAGGTTGTAACAGAGCGCGGAGACAAACTCGCCGAAGTCGTCGGCTTTGACGGGCCGCTGACGCTGCTCATGGCGCTTGAAGATTTGAACGGCGTGTGCCCAGGCGATGAAGTGATTGACCTGGATCGGACGCAGTTGATTCCGGTTGGACGCGGATTGTTGGGGCGCGTCATAGACAGCACCGGCGCCCCGCTGGATGGCCGCGGGCCGGTGCAGGCGCAGGCATATCGTCCGCTGACAAATGACAGTCCCAACCCGATGACGCGACCGCGCGTGACCGAACCACTGCAGGTTGGCGTACGCGCCATAGACGGACTGTTAACGCTCGGTCAGGGACAGCGAGTCGGGATTTTCGCGGGAAGCGGCGTTGGTAAGAGCGTGCTTTTGGGAATGATCGCGCGCAACACAAGCGCCGACGTCGTCGTCGTCGGTTTGATCGGCGAACGCGGCCGCGAGGTGCGCGATTTTATTGAAGAATCACTGGGCACCGAAGGCTTACAGCGCGCTGTCGTCGTTTGTGAAACGTCGGATCGCTGGCCGCTCTTGCGCATCAAGGGAGCGTTGGCGGCTACGGCGATCGCCGAATACTATCGTGATCAAGGTCTGCGTGTACTATTAATGATGGATAGCGTGACGCGAGTCTGTCACGCGCTGCGAGAAGTGGGGTTGTCGCTGCATGAGCCGGTGGCTACGCGCGGCTACCCTCCTTCCGTGTTTTCAGCCCTGCCCAAATTGCTTGAGCGCACGGGCAACTCGGATAAGGGTTCAATCACGGCCATCTATACCGTGCTTGTGGATGGCGACGATATGCTCGAGCCGGTGGCCGACACGATGCGCAGTATTCTGGACGGGCATATTGCGTTATCGCGGAAACTGGCCGCGCGCGGACACTATCCCGCGATTGATGTTTTGAGCAGTATCAGCCGTGTCATGCCGAAAGTAGCGAGCGATGACCAGATGCGCGGTGCGGCAAAGATCAAAGAATGGCTCGCGGCCTATCAAGACGGCGAAGATTTGATTTCGATCGGCGCATACGCGCGCGGCTCGATGCCGGTCCTAGACCAGGCGATCGAACGGTTGCCTTTGATCCACGACTTCTTGCGGCAGGACACTCTGGCGCGTACTGACATCGCCGAGGCGGTGCGCGGTGTGCGGGAGATCGCCGAGTCGTGA
- the fliG gene encoding flagellar motor switch protein FliG has product MAPTEKGLTTKLTNIQKAAVFLISIGPDASAEIYKRMQQDEIEDITKEMLRMRNVDSMTTNAVVEEFYHMMSAQDFVAIGGMQYAEEVLNKSLGPEKAIEVIRRIERLIRVKGFNVLKNVDPNQLLAFMQKEHPQTIAFVLCQLQPQQGAQILADLSPDLQAEVMMRYANMERVAPETISAVESVLESRIDFSQNSSKLGGVKAAAEILNMIGTSAERSILTKINERAPDLATEIKNLMFVFEDIVQLDDRSIQKVLKEVDNKDLALALKHVSPEVKERVLSNMSERASETIKEEIEYMGPVRLREVEVAQQQVVDIIRRLEEQGQIVVMSAGKGEVMVE; this is encoded by the coding sequence ATGGCACCAACTGAAAAAGGTCTAACGACCAAACTCACGAATATTCAGAAAGCAGCGGTCTTTCTGATCTCAATCGGACCTGATGCATCGGCGGAGATCTACAAGCGGATGCAGCAGGACGAAATTGAGGACATTACGAAGGAAATGCTGCGCATGCGCAACGTAGATTCAATGACGACCAATGCCGTCGTTGAAGAATTCTACCACATGATGTCCGCGCAGGACTTCGTGGCGATTGGCGGTATGCAGTATGCCGAAGAAGTGCTAAACAAATCGCTGGGACCGGAGAAGGCGATTGAAGTCATCCGGCGCATCGAACGGTTGATCCGCGTCAAAGGCTTCAACGTGCTCAAGAACGTGGACCCCAACCAGTTGCTGGCGTTCATGCAGAAGGAACATCCACAGACGATCGCCTTCGTGCTCTGTCAATTGCAGCCGCAGCAGGGCGCTCAGATCTTGGCCGACCTCTCGCCAGACTTGCAGGCAGAAGTCATGATGCGTTACGCGAACATGGAACGCGTCGCGCCCGAGACGATCTCGGCTGTGGAGTCGGTGCTGGAGTCGCGTATTGACTTTTCGCAGAACTCGAGCAAACTTGGCGGCGTCAAGGCCGCTGCCGAGATTCTGAACATGATCGGCACGTCGGCCGAGCGCTCTATTCTCACCAAGATTAATGAACGCGCGCCAGACCTGGCGACTGAGATCAAGAATTTGATGTTCGTCTTCGAGGATATCGTCCAATTGGATGACCGCTCCATTCAGAAGGTGCTTAAGGAAGTAGATAACAAGGACCTGGCATTGGCGCTCAAGCATGTCAGCCCCGAAGTGAAGGAGCGCGTGCTGTCGAATATGTCGGAGCGCGCGTCGGAAACGATCAAGGAAGAAATCGAATACATGGGCCCGGTCCGCCTGCGCGAAGTCGAAGTGGCGCAGCAGCAGGTCGTGGACATCATCCGCCGTCTCGAAGAGCAAGGTCAAATTGTCGTCATGAGCGCCGGTAAGGGCGAAGTGATGGTGGAGTAA
- the fliR gene encoding flagellar biosynthetic protein FliR: MQLPFSIGSVEHFVLVFIRITAALAVLPVFGRRAIPSSIKAALGVALALLIAPSVPQHQMPMTGTIADYLLLGLNETLCGALIGFAGQFLFYAVEICGRILGLQSGLSIVSSIDPNSEAQSDVLTQIYDMLAVLVFLSIDGHLMMLETLRASFDSVAIGAVSLDGKLADWSVTQAGLVLARGVQLAAPMMVTLLLSDVALGILTRVAPTMNVFVLGFPLKIGITLLFAALTTGTIAQIFATQSGQFMQGMPDFLQLLSGS, encoded by the coding sequence ATGCAGCTCCCGTTCAGCATCGGATCGGTCGAGCACTTTGTGCTCGTGTTCATTCGCATAACCGCGGCCCTTGCAGTGCTACCCGTGTTTGGTCGGCGGGCGATTCCCAGTTCGATCAAAGCCGCGCTCGGTGTCGCACTTGCGCTGCTGATTGCGCCGAGTGTGCCGCAGCATCAGATGCCGATGACCGGCACGATTGCCGACTACCTGTTGTTGGGATTGAACGAGACGCTGTGCGGTGCGCTAATCGGTTTCGCCGGACAGTTTCTGTTCTACGCGGTGGAAATTTGCGGGCGCATACTGGGTCTGCAGTCGGGCTTGTCCATCGTTTCAAGTATTGATCCAAACAGTGAAGCGCAGAGCGATGTGCTGACTCAAATCTATGACATGCTCGCCGTACTTGTGTTCCTTTCGATTGACGGTCACTTGATGATGCTTGAGACCCTGCGCGCGAGTTTCGACAGCGTGGCGATTGGCGCGGTCTCCTTGGACGGGAAACTCGCCGATTGGTCCGTGACTCAAGCCGGCCTCGTTCTGGCGCGCGGCGTGCAATTGGCCGCGCCAATGATGGTTACGCTCTTGCTGAGCGACGTGGCACTCGGCATTCTGACGCGCGTGGCGCCGACCATGAATGTGTTTGTCCTCGGATTCCCGTTGAAGATCGGGATAACGCTATTATTCGCGGCGCTGACCACGGGCACGATTGCACAGATCTTCGCGACGCAGTCAGGGCAGTTCATGCAGGGTATGCCGGACTTTCTTCAACTCCTCAGCGGTTCGTAG
- the fliP gene encoding flagellar type III secretion system pore protein FliP (The bacterial flagellar biogenesis protein FliP forms a type III secretion system (T3SS)-type pore required for flagellar assembly.) has translation MKRFGLILVALLIALPALAQTLPTISLQLDSSPDPARTVTTLQIVGLMTLLALAPALVLMMTSFTRIIIVFHFLRQAMGAAQVPPAQLMVGLALILSFYIMSPAINEANTNALQPYLRGEIEQKAAWESAAKPFKEFMLRQVREKDLALFAKMANDSAPASIDDISMAVLLPAYVVSELRIAFQIGFVIYLPFLIIDMVVSSVLLAMGMMMLPPVTVSLPFKILLFVMVDGWYLLVQSLVASFH, from the coding sequence GTGAAGCGGTTTGGCCTGATACTCGTTGCGTTGCTGATCGCATTGCCCGCGTTAGCGCAAACGCTACCTACGATTTCGCTGCAACTCGACAGCAGTCCTGATCCGGCGCGCACCGTGACAACTTTGCAGATCGTCGGTCTGATGACGCTCCTGGCGCTTGCGCCGGCGCTGGTCCTGATGATGACGAGTTTTACACGCATCATCATCGTCTTTCATTTTCTGCGGCAAGCGATGGGAGCGGCACAAGTACCGCCCGCCCAGTTAATGGTCGGTTTGGCGTTGATACTGTCGTTCTATATCATGTCACCGGCCATCAATGAAGCGAATACCAACGCACTGCAGCCCTATCTGCGCGGTGAAATTGAGCAGAAAGCGGCATGGGAAAGCGCGGCTAAGCCGTTCAAAGAGTTCATGCTCCGGCAGGTGCGAGAAAAGGACCTGGCGCTATTCGCGAAGATGGCGAACGATTCAGCGCCGGCAAGCATTGATGACATTTCTATGGCCGTGCTGTTACCCGCATATGTCGTCAGTGAGTTGCGCATCGCCTTCCAGATCGGCTTCGTAATCTACCTACCTTTCCTGATCATTGATATGGTCGTGTCGTCGGTGCTGCTGGCCATGGGCATGATGATGCTGCCGCCCGTTACCGTCAGTTTACCATTCAAAATTCTGCTGTTTGTGATGGTGGACGGATGGTACCTGCTTGTGCAATCGCTCGTTGCGAGCTTCCATTGA